From the genome of Parazoarcus communis, one region includes:
- the menD gene encoding 2-succinyl-5-enolpyruvyl-6-hydroxy-3-cyclohexene-1-carboxylic-acid synthase, with translation MYSDNKLILQIISLMKQHGILSVVISPGSRHYPLVRSLERDPDFSLYSVVDERSAAFFALGLIQNSGAPVAVCCTSGTSAINYGSAVVEAFYQGLPLVVLTADRLPELLNQKEEQMFLQKDVYDGFIRYQGQLPEVKDGLSEWYCNRVINEAFLELDHHGRGPVHLNFPVESHHTDKFSTESLPKVRKISRVRGDDDPEIWQRYASWLSGRKIMIVWGQSAPTDEALSRAVERFIERFDCVILADKLSNCHTSRTIETAYLALRSMTLEQTTELAPDVVITLFGNYTFNGELKGYLSSTGRPFEVWDLGTSRVSDPFRRLSTVFEVRERFFFEKMCEQAEQQGGMDYYEAWSEVDGAIEEPQVDFGEIHAVGQLVRKLPKNAQLHIANSLPIRMVHLFRSDPSVTAYCNRGVNGIDGCMSAAVGFAAATSDPVYLVIGDLTFFYDMNALWNRHLSKNLRILMLNNEGGGVMHMPLSEGLAPQLSRHISAGHATSAKGWVESVGFRYLAATTREECDAAIDVLTNPAESGPILVEVFSVKEDDVRQLKTYLQELDKLTFGDRVRRRLRRKLPKLFR, from the coding sequence GTGTATTCAGACAATAAGTTGATTCTTCAGATCATCTCCCTCATGAAGCAACATGGCATCTTGAGTGTCGTGATTTCGCCGGGTAGCCGACACTATCCGCTGGTGCGGTCCCTGGAGCGGGATCCGGATTTTTCGCTATATTCTGTTGTAGATGAACGCAGTGCAGCCTTCTTCGCTCTCGGTTTGATTCAGAATTCTGGTGCCCCGGTCGCGGTTTGCTGCACCTCGGGCACGTCGGCGATCAATTATGGGTCTGCTGTGGTGGAAGCCTTCTATCAAGGGTTGCCGCTCGTGGTATTGACGGCGGATCGCCTTCCAGAGCTTCTCAATCAGAAGGAAGAGCAGATGTTCCTTCAGAAGGATGTCTATGACGGCTTTATTCGCTATCAGGGGCAACTGCCGGAGGTTAAGGACGGGCTTTCGGAGTGGTACTGCAATCGGGTGATCAACGAAGCCTTCCTCGAACTTGACCACCACGGTCGCGGACCGGTGCATCTCAACTTTCCTGTGGAAAGTCATCACACCGACAAGTTCTCTACCGAGAGCCTTCCCAAGGTGCGCAAGATTTCTCGCGTTCGCGGCGATGATGATCCAGAGATCTGGCAGCGATATGCGAGTTGGCTCTCGGGGCGCAAGATCATGATCGTCTGGGGGCAGTCGGCACCGACGGACGAAGCGCTAAGCCGGGCGGTCGAGCGTTTCATCGAGCGCTTCGATTGTGTGATCCTGGCGGACAAACTGTCCAACTGCCACACCTCGCGCACCATTGAAACGGCCTATCTTGCATTGCGCTCGATGACGCTGGAGCAGACTACTGAATTGGCTCCTGACGTTGTCATCACACTCTTCGGAAACTACACGTTCAACGGAGAGCTTAAAGGGTATCTCTCCTCGACTGGCAGACCCTTCGAAGTATGGGATCTTGGAACCAGTCGCGTCTCCGACCCTTTCCGACGACTGTCGACCGTCTTTGAGGTTCGGGAGCGCTTCTTCTTCGAGAAGATGTGTGAGCAGGCCGAGCAGCAGGGCGGAATGGATTATTACGAGGCTTGGTCCGAGGTTGATGGCGCTATCGAAGAGCCGCAAGTAGATTTTGGCGAAATTCATGCCGTAGGTCAGTTGGTTCGAAAGCTACCGAAGAATGCGCAATTGCATATCGCGAACAGCCTTCCGATCCGCATGGTGCACCTGTTCCGTTCGGACCCATCGGTCACGGCCTATTGCAACCGAGGTGTAAACGGAATTGACGGCTGCATGTCCGCTGCGGTGGGTTTCGCCGCTGCGACGTCCGATCCTGTCTACCTGGTCATCGGCGACCTTACCTTCTTCTACGATATGAACGCCCTGTGGAACCGGCATCTGTCGAAGAATCTGCGCATTCTGATGCTCAACAACGAGGGTGGTGGGGTCATGCATATGCCGCTGAGCGAGGGACTGGCGCCGCAGTTGTCGCGCCACATCTCGGCAGGACATGCGACCTCGGCAAAGGGCTGGGTGGAGTCGGTGGGTTTCCGCTATCTGGCGGCGACGACGCGCGAGGAATGCGACGCCGCAATTGACGTTTTAACCAATCCTGCGGAGTCTGGCCCGATCCTGGTCGAGGTCTTCAGTGTCAAGGAGGACGACGTCCGCCAGTTAAAGACCTATCTGCAGGAGCTGGACAAGCTTACCTTCGGCGATAGAGTGCGGCGCCGACTCAGACGCAAACTGCCCAAACTGTTCCGTTGA
- a CDS encoding polysaccharide pyruvyl transferase family protein: MKHIGILNLPRDGNYGGMLQAVALHSFLNEKGYRVTSIGNDGPQGRRLNPALKKVIVTLLERVPGQNFNGIRERYEKTSRHEKFLSEYIVRQTRKACSEAEFRRAASREKFDAVIVGSDQVWRWDYISYDPSRYFLSFVDSMHTRKIAYAASFGMDHWQAPDMIEEIKPLLADFHAVSTREQSGVPICEALGRTDCRHVLDPTLLVDASLYDRITVPQSKEVSGTKRMLTYILDRAKDKSQLVGDAREMLGKHYVLRELGLQSDASVSEWVSEFKHADFIVTDSFHGTVFAIIFRKNFIALGNSGRGLSRFTSLLGGFNLESRLLLNEYDDKSRLQELIGTAVDYSTVDDVLPKLQSDSADFLLGAIEE; this comes from the coding sequence ATGAAGCATATAGGAATTTTGAATTTACCCCGGGATGGAAACTACGGTGGAATGCTACAGGCTGTCGCGCTGCATAGTTTCCTGAATGAGAAGGGGTATAGAGTTACATCGATCGGTAATGACGGGCCGCAGGGAAGGCGTCTTAATCCGGCACTAAAGAAGGTGATCGTAACCTTGCTTGAAAGAGTTCCGGGGCAGAATTTTAACGGAATTCGGGAGCGATACGAAAAGACTTCAAGGCATGAGAAATTCCTGAGTGAATATATCGTCCGCCAAACTCGAAAGGCCTGCTCCGAGGCCGAGTTTAGACGAGCTGCAAGCAGAGAAAAATTCGATGCCGTGATCGTTGGGAGTGATCAGGTCTGGAGGTGGGACTACATTTCGTATGATCCGTCCAGGTATTTTTTGAGCTTTGTTGATTCCATGCACACTCGAAAAATCGCCTATGCGGCGTCATTCGGTATGGATCATTGGCAGGCTCCGGACATGATCGAGGAAATAAAGCCCCTGCTTGCGGATTTTCATGCCGTATCGACGCGAGAGCAGAGTGGCGTGCCGATATGTGAAGCCTTGGGGCGTACGGATTGTCGCCATGTCCTGGATCCCACTCTGCTAGTGGATGCGAGTTTATACGACAGGATTACTGTCCCGCAGTCCAAGGAAGTCTCAGGGACGAAGCGCATGCTTACGTACATCCTTGACCGCGCCAAGGATAAGTCACAGTTGGTTGGGGACGCCCGTGAGATGCTCGGCAAGCATTATGTCCTGCGAGAACTTGGGTTGCAATCCGATGCATCGGTTTCAGAGTGGGTAAGCGAGTTCAAACATGCCGACTTTATTGTTACCGACTCCTTTCACGGGACTGTTTTTGCAATCATCTTCAGGAAGAATTTCATCGCTCTTGGGAATTCCGGTCGGGGACTTTCACGTTTTACGTCCTTACTTGGGGGGTTCAACCTGGAGTCCAGGCTGCTGCTGAATGAATACGACGACAAAAGCAGGCTGCAAGAGCTCATCGGTACGGCAGTCGACTACTCAACTGTCGATGACGTTTTGCCGAAGCTTCAGAGCGATTCAGCAGATTTTTTGCTTGGAGCGATAGAGGAATGA
- a CDS encoding mannose-1-phosphate guanylyltransferase/mannose-6-phosphate isomerase gives MAIKTVILSGGSGTRLWPASRESYPKQLLPLTSDHSLLQETVVRLNGYAGGEVDAQPLVVSNEEYRFIIAEQMRQVGVRSAQIVLEPVGRNTAPALSLAGLAATAEGKDPVLLVMPADHVIVDVPAFQKAIAEGAAQAEAGRLVTFGIVPDRAETGYGYIRVGPLAGDTDTARVLAEFVEKPDADTATRYVESGEYFWNSGIFMMKGSVWLKAMAHFRPDISAACDAAFAGRSVDADFLRVDKAAFVACPSDSIDYAVMEKLGTAPELGQGVVVPLSAGWSDVGAWDALWAVSEKDGDGNSGRGEVMFESSRNTLVHATHRMVAAVGCDDMVVVETADAVMVAHKSRTQDVKKIVERLKAEGKSLTRSHRKVYRPWGWYDSIDFGERFQVKRIVVNPGATLSLQMHHHRAEHWIVVKGTAEVTNGERTFLLGENESTYIPLGHTHRLANPGKVPLEIIEVQSGSYLGEDDIVRFEDTYGRVVG, from the coding sequence ATGGCGATCAAGACGGTAATTCTTTCTGGTGGTTCCGGCACGCGGCTGTGGCCCGCGTCGCGTGAGTCCTATCCCAAGCAGTTGCTGCCGCTGACCAGCGATCACTCGCTGCTGCAGGAAACCGTGGTGCGGCTCAATGGCTACGCGGGCGGCGAGGTGGACGCACAGCCGCTGGTGGTGAGCAACGAGGAATACCGTTTCATCATCGCCGAACAGATGCGCCAGGTGGGCGTGCGCTCGGCGCAGATCGTGCTCGAGCCGGTGGGCCGCAACACGGCGCCGGCGCTGTCGCTGGCGGGGCTTGCCGCGACGGCCGAGGGCAAGGACCCGGTGCTGCTGGTGATGCCGGCCGACCATGTGATCGTCGATGTGCCCGCGTTCCAGAAGGCCATTGCCGAAGGGGCGGCGCAGGCCGAGGCCGGTCGCCTGGTGACCTTCGGCATCGTGCCCGATCGCGCCGAAACCGGTTACGGCTATATCCGCGTCGGCCCGCTGGCGGGTGACACCGACACCGCCCGCGTGCTGGCCGAGTTCGTCGAAAAGCCGGATGCCGACACCGCCACCCGCTACGTCGAGAGCGGCGAATATTTCTGGAACAGCGGCATCTTCATGATGAAGGGCTCGGTGTGGCTGAAGGCGATGGCGCATTTCCGCCCCGATATCAGTGCAGCCTGCGATGCGGCGTTTGCAGGGCGCTCGGTGGATGCCGACTTCCTGCGTGTGGACAAGGCCGCGTTTGTCGCCTGCCCGTCGGATTCAATCGACTACGCCGTAATGGAAAAGCTGGGCACTGCGCCCGAACTTGGCCAGGGCGTGGTGGTGCCGCTGTCGGCCGGGTGGTCGGACGTGGGCGCGTGGGACGCGCTGTGGGCGGTGTCGGAGAAGGATGGCGACGGCAACAGCGGGCGTGGCGAAGTGATGTTCGAATCCAGCCGCAACACCCTGGTGCACGCCACGCACCGCATGGTGGCGGCGGTGGGCTGCGACGACATGGTGGTGGTGGAAACCGCCGATGCGGTGATGGTGGCGCACAAGAGCCGCACCCAGGACGTGAAGAAAATCGTGGAACGGCTCAAGGCCGAGGGCAAGAGCCTGACGCGCAGCCACCGCAAGGTGTATCGCCCGTGGGGCTGGTACGACTCGATCGACTTCGGCGAGCGCTTTCAGGTCAAGCGCATCGTGGTGAATCCGGGCGCGACGCTGAGCCTGCAGATGCACCATCACCGCGCCGAGCACTGGATCGTGGTGAAGGGCACGGCTGAGGTCACCAACGGCGAGCGTACCTTCCTGCTGGGCGAGAACGAATCCACCTACATCCCGCTGGGTCACACTCACCGCCTGGCGAATCCCGGCAAGGTGCCGCTGGAGATCATCGAGGTACAGTCGGGCAGCTACCTGGGTGAGGACGATATCGTGCGCTTCGAGGATACATATGGACGAGTTGTGGGCTAG
- a CDS encoding glycosyltransferase family 2 protein — MRISLVVATMDRPDLLRRLLDSLVIQTRLPDQVILVDQSRDDLSEAVAAEFSERLNLLVLRAPPRGAPAARNIGLRHVDGDVIGFPDDDCWYPVGAVERVHGEFSKDDHLDIFSGMSFNEKGVPSQGRWATVRQTIDRYSAWVTQTQYTTFYRKAVFEKVGNFREELGTGAGTLWGSGEETEFMIRSVDRGCHAVYDPSFYIHHPEPLSQFDAKTFSRGRSYNMGFGRVMKLAGYPIWFVGYMALRPLVGAVVSLAKGSFGRSRYQLIASYFRLRGWLYRL, encoded by the coding sequence ATGCGTATCTCATTGGTGGTTGCAACCATGGATCGTCCGGATTTGTTGCGACGGTTGCTTGACTCGCTTGTCATTCAGACCCGCTTGCCCGACCAGGTGATCTTGGTTGACCAGAGTCGTGACGACCTTTCCGAGGCGGTGGCGGCGGAGTTTTCAGAACGCTTGAATCTACTGGTTTTACGGGCTCCTCCCCGAGGGGCGCCCGCTGCGAGGAACATCGGCCTGAGGCATGTCGATGGTGATGTGATCGGATTTCCCGATGATGACTGCTGGTATCCGGTGGGAGCTGTCGAGAGGGTTCATGGCGAGTTTTCGAAGGATGATCATCTCGATATTTTTTCGGGCATGAGCTTCAACGAAAAGGGGGTTCCGTCGCAGGGGCGATGGGCAACCGTTCGCCAAACGATCGACCGGTACAGCGCTTGGGTTACGCAGACTCAGTACACGACCTTCTATCGGAAAGCCGTGTTCGAAAAGGTTGGGAATTTCCGTGAGGAACTCGGCACCGGCGCCGGTACGCTCTGGGGGTCTGGCGAGGAAACCGAATTCATGATCAGGTCGGTGGATCGAGGGTGTCATGCGGTCTACGACCCGAGCTTTTACATTCATCATCCAGAGCCCCTGAGTCAGTTCGATGCCAAGACGTTCTCGCGTGGACGCTCCTACAACATGGGGTTCGGTCGCGTGATGAAACTTGCCGGATACCCGATTTGGTTCGTCGGCTATATGGCTTTGCGGCCTCTTGTAGGGGCGGTCGTATCTTTGGCCAAGGGGAGTTTCGGGCGTTCTCGCTACCAGCTGATTGCCTCTTACTTCCGGCTGCGCGGATGGCTTTACAGGCTGTGA
- a CDS encoding glycosyltransferase family 4 protein has translation MKVAIVSNIPVFPTVEGNRSRVLNLARAIKAIGHTTHFIYLPSRTNAGTDIDVSAHVSEFGVKQFSPLYRGGIKKLRYNVKRATLTAGRKIKAKLGAAGAYYFELDELYYDGFTDQLRALQKSHSFDAVFVEYVFQSRAFSAFPDQIIKVLDTHDSFADRHIGFVGSDKKPDYWISLTPEDECKGFRRADVVVAIQEPEAKEFEARLGNDAPPVRVVSHFLDLSRPVESYRPGGATFVGSASSPNVNSITYFIDRVLPLVVKAVPDFLLYVAGTVCKHIPDYPNVVKLGRVPHMVDAFSHAPLSVNPMLLGTGINIKLLEAMATAVHTVCTETGSRGLGTGFGDGVTIVPDNDARAFADAVIRFAMSPDERERAGREAFHAAQRWNQAQVDALRTILRTSQSVPENGETVPSPALAS, from the coding sequence ATGAAAGTTGCGATCGTTTCGAATATTCCAGTGTTCCCGACCGTCGAAGGTAATCGCAGTCGGGTACTTAATCTGGCGAGAGCCATCAAGGCTATCGGTCATACGACGCATTTCATATACCTTCCCTCGCGAACCAATGCGGGCACTGATATTGACGTGAGTGCTCATGTGAGCGAATTCGGGGTCAAGCAGTTTAGTCCGCTTTATCGTGGTGGGATAAAAAAGCTTAGGTATAACGTTAAACGCGCAACCTTGACCGCAGGTCGAAAGATCAAGGCGAAACTAGGCGCAGCTGGCGCATACTATTTTGAACTTGATGAGCTTTACTACGACGGATTTACTGATCAACTGAGGGCGCTTCAGAAATCGCACAGCTTCGATGCCGTTTTTGTGGAGTATGTCTTTCAGTCACGTGCATTCTCGGCTTTTCCAGATCAGATTATCAAAGTCCTCGACACTCATGACTCGTTCGCCGATAGACATATTGGGTTTGTTGGTAGTGACAAGAAGCCCGATTACTGGATTTCGCTAACGCCAGAGGATGAATGCAAGGGTTTTCGCCGGGCGGATGTGGTGGTCGCAATTCAGGAGCCGGAGGCTAAGGAGTTCGAGGCTCGATTGGGCAATGATGCTCCTCCCGTCAGAGTCGTAAGTCACTTCTTGGACCTAAGTCGGCCGGTCGAGAGTTATCGTCCTGGTGGCGCCACGTTCGTAGGATCGGCTAGTAGCCCTAACGTAAATTCTATTACGTACTTTATCGACAGGGTCTTGCCTCTGGTGGTTAAGGCTGTTCCTGACTTTCTGCTCTATGTTGCGGGAACCGTTTGCAAGCACATCCCTGATTACCCCAACGTGGTGAAACTCGGCCGAGTTCCTCACATGGTGGATGCATTTTCCCATGCGCCACTCTCTGTCAATCCGATGCTGCTGGGAACCGGGATCAATATCAAGCTGCTTGAGGCCATGGCTACAGCGGTGCATACGGTATGCACTGAAACCGGCAGTCGCGGTCTCGGCACGGGGTTTGGCGATGGCGTGACCATTGTTCCTGACAACGATGCAAGAGCGTTTGCCGATGCGGTGATCCGGTTTGCGATGAGTCCGGACGAGCGAGAGCGTGCGGGGCGTGAAGCCTTCCACGCGGCGCAGCGGTGGAATCAGGCACAGGTCGATGCCCTTCGAACAATTCTTCGAACGAGCCAGTCTGTGCCAGAAAACGGTGAAACGGTTCCCTCCCCAGCATTGGCCTCGTGA
- a CDS encoding DUF4838 domain-containing protein yields the protein MEVRILPILWALVALLAGLMLSPLALAAEPGDGALVIANGGFEAGKSPWWGKGDVVSGGAAEGNASMRVTGGFVAQDKRAIKGGSRYRISMRIRGENAPAGSVFVQLSYRGEGVDQGWVGPARVALGGRTEPALFVTGETSTWRPHSVVVAAPEGASELLLYLRKVSGTNGAAYFDAVRVEPTTDPVDTAATLRRDELAAELLEADGATPVPVAGVADRPPARQTPPLLTLSEPGRSNYRIQVAVDADAVTMHAAGELARYLQLITGSGFLPLTSSGDGSAQRLIVVGQGAKAMAALAPDLSFEGLGEDGFLIRTVGEHILIAGQTSRGTMYGVNWFLDRKLGVKWLSPTYVHIPRQTRLAIAPVTERQVPRFSYREVLSSEGEDKRFRAHNLLNGESHGPSFQPGPPEIDTWDRSWRAKGGDGTFWALLDKKNSERLHPEWFAGGQVAMMNPDMRQAMAEGIIKRLKQHPDYRSIWFDIHDMDWGWDMDPASRRFAEQHGGSPAAPRLDMVIDVAERVRKHMPGARFAFNAYHWSFSPPAGMRVPDHVMVFPMTIHVDYRYPLNEGSNRQLGEDIAGWSRIAKNVLVWDHITNFSGFLQPTPNIYPIGKSIRWLAGLPNVNGYFAEGSWNTRGAEFASLRAWLIARLLWNPDQDVRALVAEFCTYYYGAAGAQILEYIDLMHQAIDEHGDVLAEKSHVDQRMFGVRFIALADRLFDEAEVAVAGDPQRLSHVRAARMSVDYVALVNRAALSAMAMREGVEWDPAMEVRQARFWAAISAEGVKAYRQDGSITALRELLAIERRPPQAPSVVQGLKSADWVDFQELSFNLYGRARIVPDPQASDAAAARIPGNERAWAIHLKLDRLPGEGRWDLYARVRIDAPSQSGHDFAAILGAYPGSRASTRLDAARLGDGNYTEILIPGGPFVMTKDHAKGIYIQVGRGASTDALLVDRIFALRHGTRAENGLGKAASE from the coding sequence GTGGAAGTAAGGATTCTCCCCATTCTGTGGGCGCTCGTCGCCCTGCTTGCCGGGTTGATGCTGTCGCCGCTTGCGCTGGCAGCTGAGCCCGGCGACGGTGCGCTGGTTATCGCCAATGGCGGCTTTGAGGCGGGCAAGTCGCCGTGGTGGGGCAAGGGCGACGTTGTCAGCGGCGGTGCCGCCGAGGGCAATGCCTCGATGCGGGTCACGGGCGGTTTCGTGGCCCAGGACAAGCGCGCCATCAAGGGGGGCAGTCGTTACCGGATCAGCATGCGTATTCGAGGTGAGAACGCACCCGCAGGCTCGGTTTTCGTTCAGCTGAGCTATCGGGGTGAGGGGGTCGATCAGGGCTGGGTTGGCCCGGCACGGGTGGCACTGGGCGGGCGAACCGAACCGGCACTTTTCGTGACCGGCGAGACATCCACCTGGCGCCCGCATTCGGTCGTTGTCGCAGCGCCTGAGGGCGCAAGCGAACTCCTGCTGTACCTGCGCAAGGTCAGCGGAACGAATGGCGCAGCCTATTTTGATGCGGTGAGGGTGGAGCCGACCACCGATCCGGTCGACACCGCGGCGACGCTGCGGCGTGATGAACTTGCGGCAGAACTGCTTGAGGCAGATGGTGCGACCCCAGTGCCTGTTGCCGGCGTCGCGGACCGTCCGCCGGCTCGCCAGACACCACCGCTGCTCACCCTTTCAGAGCCCGGCCGGAGCAACTACCGCATTCAGGTCGCCGTCGACGCAGACGCGGTGACCATGCACGCGGCTGGAGAGCTTGCCCGTTATCTGCAATTGATCACAGGCTCGGGCTTCCTGCCGCTGACATCGTCTGGCGATGGCAGCGCACAGCGTCTGATCGTCGTCGGGCAGGGCGCAAAGGCGATGGCCGCACTGGCGCCGGATCTGTCGTTCGAGGGCCTGGGCGAGGACGGCTTCCTTATCCGGACGGTTGGCGAACACATCCTCATTGCCGGCCAGACTTCGCGCGGGACGATGTACGGCGTTAACTGGTTTCTTGATCGCAAGCTCGGCGTAAAGTGGCTCAGCCCGACCTATGTGCATATCCCGCGCCAGACCAGACTTGCGATCGCGCCGGTAACCGAACGCCAGGTGCCGCGCTTCTCGTATCGCGAGGTGCTGAGTTCGGAGGGCGAGGACAAGCGCTTCCGTGCGCATAACCTGCTGAACGGAGAGTCGCACGGGCCCTCGTTTCAGCCCGGGCCGCCCGAGATCGATACCTGGGACCGGAGCTGGCGTGCCAAGGGGGGCGACGGCACGTTCTGGGCCTTGCTGGACAAGAAGAACAGCGAAAGACTGCATCCGGAATGGTTCGCGGGTGGGCAGGTCGCGATGATGAATCCCGACATGCGGCAGGCCATGGCCGAGGGCATCATCAAGCGTCTCAAGCAACACCCCGATTACCGCAGCATCTGGTTCGACATCCATGACATGGATTGGGGCTGGGACATGGACCCGGCGAGCCGCCGCTTTGCCGAGCAGCACGGCGGGTCTCCTGCCGCACCACGGCTGGACATGGTGATCGATGTTGCCGAGCGCGTCCGCAAACACATGCCGGGCGCCCGGTTTGCGTTCAATGCGTATCACTGGAGCTTTTCGCCGCCAGCCGGCATGCGTGTGCCCGACCACGTCATGGTTTTTCCGATGACGATTCATGTTGACTACCGCTACCCGCTCAATGAGGGCAGTAACCGGCAGTTGGGTGAAGATATCGCTGGCTGGAGCCGGATTGCGAAAAACGTGCTGGTGTGGGATCACATCACCAACTTCAGTGGCTTCCTGCAGCCGACACCGAATATCTACCCGATCGGAAAGAGCATCCGTTGGCTTGCAGGCTTGCCAAACGTGAACGGATATTTCGCAGAAGGTAGCTGGAACACACGTGGCGCTGAATTCGCCTCGCTCAGAGCGTGGTTGATAGCTCGCCTGTTGTGGAATCCGGATCAGGATGTGCGCGCGCTGGTTGCTGAGTTCTGCACGTACTACTACGGTGCTGCCGGTGCTCAGATCCTTGAATATATCGATCTGATGCATCAAGCGATCGACGAGCATGGTGACGTGCTCGCAGAGAAGTCGCATGTCGATCAGCGCATGTTTGGCGTGCGATTCATTGCGCTTGCTGACCGGCTGTTTGACGAGGCTGAGGTGGCCGTTGCCGGTGATCCGCAGCGGCTCAGTCATGTCCGTGCCGCACGAATGTCAGTTGACTACGTAGCACTGGTGAATCGTGCAGCGTTGAGTGCGATGGCGATGCGCGAGGGAGTGGAGTGGGACCCCGCCATGGAGGTGCGACAGGCACGGTTCTGGGCGGCGATATCAGCCGAAGGGGTGAAAGCGTACCGCCAGGACGGCTCGATCACAGCTTTGCGGGAACTGCTCGCCATTGAGCGACGGCCGCCACAAGCGCCGAGTGTCGTCCAGGGCTTGAAGTCGGCCGATTGGGTCGACTTTCAAGAGCTGTCTTTCAACCTTTACGGACGGGCACGCATTGTTCCCGACCCGCAGGCATCCGATGCTGCCGCAGCAAGGATTCCAGGCAACGAGCGCGCGTGGGCGATACACCTCAAGCTCGATCGGCTTCCAGGGGAGGGGCGTTGGGACTTGTATGCACGAGTTCGAATCGATGCTCCCAGTCAGTCTGGCCACGATTTTGCTGCCATCTTGGGGGCCTATCCGGGTTCGCGGGCCTCGACCCGACTCGATGCAGCAAGGCTTGGAGACGGAAATTACACCGAGATCCTGATTCCCGGTGGTCCTTTCGTAATGACGAAAGATCATGCGAAAGGAATTTACATTCAAGTTGGTCGAGGCGCTTCCACGGACGCCTTGCTGGTAGATCGCATCTTTGCACTCCGTCACGGTACTCGCGCGGAGAACGGGCTGGGTAAGGCTGCAAGTGAATAA
- a CDS encoding glycosyltransferase family 2 protein — translation MNITRVNPVIVNFRTPDLTCKCVASILEHGVAAAKDIIVVENGSPDDSFEQLSARLPPGVQLIRATRNGGFGAGVNLGAAACSLDFVLVLNPDTYFEDDSLERVVRYFDARPDVGLVGLDLVYPGGERQHSARRFYSLLDVAARRTPLGKYWPFKSRMKRHLMLDAWAPGLPFEAEWVMGTGFLVRRALYERVTGMDEAYFLYMEDVDLCARVWQAGERVVCFPGARLVHDHQRSSAAGPFSWAGRMHLNSLMRFRSKFRVPLLRQPGIEGLWK, via the coding sequence ATGAATATCACACGAGTTAACCCGGTTATCGTCAACTTCCGTACGCCGGATCTGACATGCAAGTGCGTGGCTTCCATTCTTGAGCATGGGGTGGCCGCCGCCAAGGACATCATCGTCGTGGAGAACGGCTCTCCCGACGATTCCTTCGAGCAGCTGTCCGCCCGATTGCCGCCAGGCGTGCAGCTGATCCGGGCAACGCGCAATGGCGGCTTTGGCGCGGGGGTCAACCTGGGCGCGGCCGCGTGCTCGCTCGATTTCGTGCTGGTGCTCAATCCCGACACGTACTTCGAGGATGACAGCCTTGAGCGCGTTGTCCGCTACTTCGACGCACGCCCCGACGTCGGGCTGGTCGGGCTCGATCTGGTGTATCCGGGCGGCGAGCGCCAGCATTCGGCAAGGCGCTTCTACAGTCTGCTGGATGTTGCCGCCCGCCGCACACCACTGGGCAAGTACTGGCCTTTCAAGTCGCGCATGAAGCGGCACCTGATGCTGGATGCGTGGGCGCCGGGGCTGCCGTTTGAAGCCGAATGGGTCATGGGTACGGGCTTTCTTGTCCGGCGAGCGCTTTACGAGCGTGTAACGGGCATGGATGAAGCCTATTTCCTGTACATGGAAGACGTCGATCTTTGCGCGAGAGTGTGGCAGGCCGGGGAGAGAGTGGTGTGCTTTCCCGGCGCGCGCCTGGTTCACGACCACCAGCGCAGCAGTGCTGCCGGTCCTTTCAGTTGGGCTGGGCGAATGCACCTCAACAGCCTGATGCGGTTCCGGAGCAAGTTCCGTGTCCCCCTGCTGCGTCAACCGGGTATTGAAGGCCTGTGGAAGTAA